A single window of Vanessa tameamea isolate UH-Manoa-2023 chromosome 5, ilVanTame1 primary haplotype, whole genome shotgun sequence DNA harbors:
- the LOC113392731 gene encoding uncharacterized protein LOC113392731, which yields MAVPATRRTIGQLLQQAWTEIPEIVATTGMGLIGIALGGIAVRNYYQNDGDNRRYKKVYVIMRPDDPRVAKIRKG from the coding sequence ATGGCGGTCCCGGCGACAAGACGAACAATTGGGCAACTATTACAACAAGCATGGACTGAGATTCCTGAGATTGTAGCTACTACTGGCATGGGTCTTATTGGTATCGCATTGGGCGGTATTGCTGTTCGTAATTACTACCAAAATGATGGAGATAATCGAAGATATAAGAAAGTCTACGTTATTATGAGACCCGACGACCCCAGAGTTGCTAAAATCCGTAAGGGCTAA
- the Got1 gene encoding aspartate aminotransferase, cytoplasmic, translating to MGSRFQVVEQGPPIEVFQINKLFIEDTFKNKVNLSVGAYRDETGKPWVLPVVQKMEKQMAADDTLLHEYLPVLGLEQFTKVSVSMLLGEDSPAIADGRAFGVQTLSGTGGLRVGSEFLNKHLKYTTFYYSNPTWENHHLVFVNSGFTQPRTYRYWDAKNRAIDFAGMLEDLKNAPENSVIILHACAHNPTGIDPTQEQWEKIADVMEERKLFPFFDSAYQGFASGDLDRDAWAVRYFVKRGFELVCAQSYAKNFGLYNERVGNLALVVADAALVPALRSQLTWIVRGSYSNPPAHGARVVANVLADSKLFDEWRDHIKFMSSRVIQMREALRAELIKLGTPGNWDHIVKQIGLFSYTGLTPRQAEYLIQQHHIYLLRSGRINICGLNPGNVAYVAAAIHDAITKFPENDDTRAKL from the exons atgggTTCTCGTTTCCAAGTTGTAGAGCAAGGGCCACCGATTgaagtatttcaaataaacaaactttttatagaagatacattcaaaaataaagtaaatcttAGTGTAGGAG catacAGAGATGAAACCGGCAAACCCTGGGTTTTGCCAGTTGTACAAAAAATGGAGAAGCAGATGGCTGCTGATGATACTCTTCTTCATGAATACTTGCCTGTACTAG GTCTGGAACAGTTCACCAAAGTGTCTGTGTCGATGCTTCTTGGAGAAGACAGTCCTGCAATCGCTGACGGTcgt GCTTTTGGCGTGCAAACATTATCAGGTACTGGCGGTCTACGTGTTGGCTCCGAGTTTCTCAACAAACACCTTAAATATACTACATTCTACTACTCGAACCCGACTTGGG aaAACCACCATCTCGTATTCGTTAACTCTGGCTTCACTCAACCACGCACGTATCGTTACTGGGACGCAAAGAATCGCGCGATCGATTTCGCTGGAATGCTCGAGGACCTGAAGAATGCGCCCGAGAACTCCGTGATCATCTTGCACGCGTGCGCACACAACCCCACAGGAATAGACCCCACACAGGAGCAATGGGAGAAGATCGCTGATGTTATGGAG GAGCGCAAATTGTTCCCGTTCTTCGACAGTGCTTACCAAGGTTTCGCTTCGGGTGATTTGGACCGCGACGCGTGGGCCGTCCGGTACTTCGTTAAGCGTGGCTTCGAACTTGTCTGCGCCCAGTCCTACGCCAAGAACTTTGGACTGTACA ACGAGCGCGTGGGCAACCTGGCGCTGGTGGTGGCGGACGCGGCGCTGGTGCCGGCGCTGCGCTCGCAGCTGACGTGGATCGTGCGCGGCTCGTACTCCAACCCGCCGGCGCACGGCGCGCGCGTCGTCGCCAACGTGCTCGCCGACTCCAAGCTCTTCGACGAGTG GAGAGACCACATCAAATTCATGTCTTCGCGAGTTATCCAAATGAGAGAAGCGTTAAGAGCAGAACTTATCAA ATTGGGCACTCCCGGAAACTGGGACCACATCGTGAAGCAGATCGGGCTGTTCTCGTACACGGGGCTGACGCCGCGCCAGGCGGAGTACCTGATCCAGCAGCACCACATCTACCTGCTGCGCTCGGGCCGCATCAACATCTGCGGCCTCAACCCGGGCAACGTGGCCTACGTCGCCGCCGCCATACACGACGCCATCACCAAGTTCCCGGAGAACga CGATACAAGGGCTAAATTATAA
- the Nclb gene encoding periodic tryptophan protein 1 homolog: protein MEEEGTPTVSLVSCMHFVKRGVAKAVPEKIELTEKELEKIIKQTATELRLTEDGDDQSDEEAENAEQVRDPPADPNDEFNFENYDQEEGSDPVGIGTIATLPNLGDLSENVQIRTEGPDSDEEDDIIKPDDNLLLVGHVETDASVLEVYIFNKEEGSFYVHHDIILPWFPLCIEWLSHDPSDPQPGNLCALGGMDPVIQVWDLDIENCLEPAFKLGKKPNKKKKTKRIGHKEAVLDLSWNRNFTHVLASGSADNTVLLWDLDKGSPHTKLNYFEDKVQSLCFHPLEAQTLLSGSCDGRARVTDCRATDAHRAWSLGPEIERVVWDTHNPFCFAMSNNEGKVAYVDCRQDEPLWTIDAHQKEVTGLIISDNVPGLLITVGSDEKFKTWDITSSSPLQISERSVRVGQVLCASQCPDAPFSLAVGGDNKECFIEIVDLTTNEEVMNRFGSRTQAPVGNNDAMES from the exons ATGGAAGAAGAAGGGACACCAACTGTTAGCTTAGTATCATGCATGCATTTTGTAAAGCGCGGAGTAGCAAAAGCTGTACCagaaaag ATTGAACTAACCGAAAAGGAAttggagaaaataattaaacaaactgCTACTGAATTGCG tttAACTGAGGATGGCGATGATCAGAGTGACGAAGAGGCTGAAAATGCTGAACAAGTTAGAGATCCACCAGCTGATCCCAATgacgaatttaattttgaaaattatgatCAAGAGGAAGGAA GTGATCCAGTTGGCATTGGGACCATAGCTACACTTCCAAACTTAGGTGATCTCAGTGAAAATGTTCAAATACga ACAGAGGGTCCCGACAGTGATGAAGAGGATGATATAATTAAACCAGATGACAATCTCCTTCTAGTAGGACATGTGGAGACTGATGCTAGTGTATTAGAAGTATATA TCTTCAATAAAGAAGAGGGATCATTCTACGTCCACCATGATATTATCTTGCCCTGGTTTCCTCTCTGCATTGAATGGTTGAGTCATGACCCATCAGATCCACAACCAG GTAACCTCTGTGCATTGGGTGGCATGGATCCAGTTATCCAAGTATGGGACTTAGATATAGAAAACTGCCTAGAACCAGCATTCAAATTAGGCAAGAAgccaaataaaaagaaaaaaactaaaagaatAGGACACAAGGAGGCTGTGTTGGACCTTTCGTGGAATAGGAATTTTAC TCATGTCCTTGCTAGTGGATCAGCTGACAATACAGTCTTATTGTGGGATCTGGATAAAGGCTCCCCACACACAAAGTTAAACTACTTTGAAGATAAG GTGCAATCCTTGTGCTTTCACCCGCTGGAGGCGCAGACGTTGCTGTCGGGGTCGTGCGACGGTCGCGCGCGCGTGACCGACTGTCGCGCGACGGACGCACACCGCGCGTGGAGCCTGGGGCCGGAGATAGAGCGCGTGGTGTGGGACACACACAACCCGTTCTGCTTCGCG ATGAGCAATAATGAAGGAAAAGTGGCTTATGTGGACTGTCGACAAGACGAGCCTCTCTGGACAATAGACGCTCACCAGAAGGAAGTCACAG GACTTATAATAAGTGATAATGTTCCTGGGTTGTTGATAACGGTGGGCTCCGATGAGAAATTCAAAACGTGGGATATAACAAg TTCATCGCCGCTACAAATCAGTGAACGTTCAGTAAGGGTGGGGCAAGTTTTGTGCGCGTCTCAGTGTCCCGACGCGCCCTTCTCGCTGGCCGTGGGCGGAGACAACAAGGAATGCTTCATCGAGATCGTGGACCTCACAACGAATGAAGAGG TTATGAATCGTTTCGGATCACGAACGCAGGCTCCAGTCGGCAACAATGATGCTATGGAGTCATAG